The following are encoded together in the Pleurocapsa sp. FMAR1 genome:
- a CDS encoding glycosyltransferase, protein MNPSQTIALISVYSDPATEVGSQNVYVRSLAESLSRLGWQVDIFTRKTNAVQANIVQHNPNCRTIRLNAGVMQYISQQQLIGYLPEFLKQLRQFQIINRIQYGLIHTNYWLSAWVGMELKKTQPLKHVHTYHSLGAVKYAHTNNLTNIAKTRLAIEKACLETADLSIATCPQQKEYLQELVSTKGNIEIVPCATDTRIFGSVAHETARQKLGIKPDIFNILYVGRFDHRHGLETLLKAVSKPYLHSAGNIRLTLVSNSHRYSHNRLERKRIEKRVRDLGIENITTFDERLSREKLAVCYAAADVCVVPNHYSPLGMVAIEAMASGTSVIAANADSLKYIVQHEQTGLLFPARNSFVLTKAIFRLMNEPEWRLKLSVSARERVYELFDWDGVANQLGKFYLELIVSQDIKMPNKLLKYSVQPVGV, encoded by the coding sequence ATGAATCCATCTCAAACAATTGCTTTAATTTCAGTTTATAGCGATCCTGCTACGGAAGTTGGAAGTCAAAATGTATATGTGCGTTCCTTAGCAGAATCTTTATCTCGTTTAGGATGGCAGGTAGATATATTTACTCGCAAAACCAATGCTGTCCAAGCAAATATAGTACAGCATAATCCTAATTGTCGAACTATTCGCCTCAATGCTGGGGTAATGCAATATATCTCCCAACAACAATTAATTGGTTACTTACCAGAATTTCTCAAACAACTACGTCAGTTTCAAATAATTAATAGAATTCAGTATGGTTTAATTCATACTAATTATTGGCTGTCAGCTTGGGTAGGTATGGAACTTAAGAAAACGCAGCCTCTCAAACACGTCCATACTTATCATTCTCTTGGTGCTGTAAAATATGCTCATACTAACAATCTTACCAATATTGCCAAGACTCGTTTAGCAATAGAAAAAGCTTGTTTAGAAACAGCCGATTTAAGTATTGCCACTTGCCCTCAGCAAAAAGAATACCTACAAGAATTAGTTTCTACTAAAGGTAACATCGAGATTGTCCCCTGCGCTACGGATACTAGAATATTTGGCTCGGTTGCCCATGAAACAGCCAGACAAAAACTAGGAATTAAGCCTGATATATTCAATATTCTTTATGTTGGCAGGTTCGATCATCGTCACGGATTAGAAACTCTATTAAAAGCAGTTAGCAAACCCTATTTGCACAGCGCAGGTAATATTCGTCTGACCTTAGTTAGCAATTCTCATCGCTATTCACATAATCGGCTAGAAAGAAAACGAATTGAGAAACGGGTGCGGGATTTAGGCATTGAGAACATTACTACTTTTGATGAACGACTCAGCCGAGAAAAATTAGCGGTATGCTATGCTGCTGCGGATGTCTGTGTAGTGCCTAATCATTATAGTCCTTTGGGAATGGTGGCAATTGAAGCTATGGCAAGTGGGACATCTGTAATTGCTGCTAATGCAGATAGTTTAAAATACATAGTTCAACATGAACAAACAGGTTTACTATTTCCTGCTCGAAATTCGTTTGTCTTGACTAAAGCAATTTTTCGCTTGATGAACGAACCTGAATGGAGATTAAAGTTGAGCGTTTCTGCCAGAGAAAGAGTTTATGAGTTATTTGACTGGGATGGCGTGGCTAATCAACTAGGAAAATTTTATCTAGAATTAATCGTTTCACAAGATATAAAGATGCCAAACAAATTATTAAAATATTCAGTTCAACCTGTAGGAGTTTAA
- a CDS encoding LptA/OstA family protein: protein MFPILFLRSRWQRLISATLFTVIAFTFIPSSLQAQSPKPGEITLKSDVQESDSQTGIITARGNVQIDYPARQIQATAAQAQYFSRERRLILTGNVYVIQDGNSMRAESMTYLIDEGRFVATPKSNRQVESTYIITNPQ, encoded by the coding sequence ATGTTTCCTATTCTGTTTCTGCGTAGTCGATGGCAAAGATTAATAAGTGCGACGTTGTTTACCGTTATAGCTTTTACTTTTATCCCTTCATCATTACAGGCGCAATCTCCTAAGCCAGGAGAAATTACCCTCAAGTCAGATGTTCAAGAATCTGATTCCCAAACGGGTATCATTACCGCTCGAGGTAATGTTCAAATTGATTATCCAGCCCGCCAAATTCAGGCTACTGCTGCTCAGGCACAATATTTTAGTCGTGAACGTCGCTTGATTTTGACGGGAAATGTTTATGTGATTCAAGATGGGAACAGTATGCGAGCCGAAAGCATGACCTATTTAATCGATGAAGGTCGCTTTGTTGCTACCCCCAAAAGCAATCGCCAAGTAGAATCAACCTATATTATTACCAACCCGCAATGA
- a CDS encoding sensor histidine kinase — translation MALGQSSFRRILLSRILLVSVPVLLVGVYVTYQKARSAFLETARQNLTESAVRKGEIIQQSTKALRNNLATASDAAIKGSNTFDPKIYIAQLKQVLPADILCAQITDLNTNEIAASNCKEPVELESTTWQKKKQQVLTTPAQINVKLLVPSTSLVQNSEDVDENPLRRQLKLWLTAPVYDQNGNLRYALSVKSAILAQEIIEPGSLEGYPVVINEDGTILAHPFEQRVGRNIKQMPDFPRLNDLMKNAIANKPDFLHLFYLETDGVELVAGYSSIPSPVTASSKEKWVILAVSPIDAALEPLKDIRQALVGMTLGLIAACSLATLYVSRELARPLERIRDYSLKEDHFQSTSDRLPENFKIREFNQLSLALNDMVSRLRAWGEEIVSAWQEAQTANKLKSEFLATTSHELRTPLNGIINCVRIVRDGYCDSKEEEREFLQQADDAAIHLLGIINDVLDISKIEAGKLSVVIEKVDLQKILDEVVDLHLVSIQHKNLTLDRPSWLENIYVLADPAKLKQVLINVVSNAVKFTEQGTIAIKVEIIEEIIGEAENHQYLLASGDYHDPSQEYEPRLFKTKSQIPRRRKTQTPVSSSWETRPTDWPQNADLKPNLSSAQNYHSTNSSDGELEPSQQILLTIEDSGIGIEKSQQDKLFSPFVMADGSTTRKFGGTGLGLAISRNLIELMQGHISLYSGGEGQGTTVQISLPLAEVTAKFKLLPQSGD, via the coding sequence ATGGCACTTGGTCAATCTTCCTTTCGACGTATATTACTCTCGCGCATTCTTTTAGTTAGCGTTCCAGTCTTGCTAGTAGGAGTGTACGTTACCTATCAAAAAGCTAGATCGGCTTTTTTAGAAACCGCTAGACAAAACTTGACAGAAAGTGCCGTCAGAAAAGGAGAAATTATTCAACAATCAACCAAAGCTCTCCGTAATAATTTGGCTACTGCAAGTGATGCAGCAATCAAAGGTTCAAATACATTTGACCCTAAAATATATATCGCGCAGTTAAAACAAGTATTACCCGCAGATATCTTATGCGCTCAAATTACAGATCTTAATACTAATGAAATAGCCGCCAGCAACTGCAAAGAACCAGTAGAACTAGAGAGTACTACTTGGCAAAAGAAAAAACAACAGGTTTTAACTACTCCTGCACAAATAAATGTCAAGTTATTAGTTCCCTCAACTTCTTTGGTGCAAAATTCAGAAGATGTTGATGAAAATCCATTACGACGACAGCTTAAACTCTGGTTAACTGCTCCAGTTTACGATCAAAATGGCAACCTTCGTTATGCTCTTAGCGTCAAGTCGGCTATTTTAGCTCAAGAAATTATTGAACCAGGCTCTTTGGAGGGTTATCCCGTCGTCATCAATGAAGACGGCACTATTTTGGCTCATCCTTTTGAGCAGCGGGTAGGAAGAAATATCAAGCAGATGCCTGATTTTCCAAGATTAAATGACTTGATGAAAAATGCGATCGCCAACAAGCCTGATTTTCTCCATTTATTTTATCTTGAAACAGATGGTGTAGAGTTAGTAGCAGGATATAGCTCTATTCCTTCTCCTGTGACCGCAAGCAGCAAGGAAAAGTGGGTAATTTTGGCGGTTAGTCCGATTGATGCAGCTTTAGAACCCCTAAAAGATATTCGCCAAGCTTTAGTGGGTATGACTTTAGGGTTAATTGCAGCCTGCTCCTTAGCTACTTTATATGTTTCGAGGGAGTTGGCTCGTCCTCTAGAGCGCATTAGAGACTATTCTCTTAAAGAAGATCATTTTCAGTCTACTAGCGATCGCCTTCCAGAAAATTTCAAAATCCGTGAGTTTAATCAGCTTTCTCTAGCTCTCAATGATATGGTTAGTCGATTACGAGCCTGGGGAGAAGAAATTGTTTCGGCTTGGCAAGAAGCTCAAACTGCTAATAAACTCAAGAGCGAATTTTTAGCAACTACCTCCCATGAATTGCGAACCCCCCTCAACGGGATTATTAACTGTGTTCGCATTGTGCGAGATGGCTACTGTGATAGTAAAGAAGAAGAGCGAGAATTTTTGCAGCAGGCAGATGATGCGGCGATCCATTTATTAGGAATTATTAATGATGTGCTAGATATTTCTAAAATTGAGGCGGGTAAACTTTCTGTGGTGATTGAAAAAGTTGACCTGCAAAAGATACTGGATGAAGTAGTTGATTTGCATTTAGTCTCAATTCAGCATAAAAATCTGACCTTAGATCGACCAAGTTGGTTAGAGAATATCTATGTTTTGGCAGATCCAGCCAAGCTTAAGCAGGTATTAATTAATGTGGTCAGCAATGCCGTCAAATTTACCGAACAAGGCACCATTGCTATTAAAGTCGAGATTATCGAAGAGATTATTGGTGAGGCAGAGAATCATCAATATCTGTTAGCTTCTGGAGACTATCATGACCCTTCACAGGAATATGAGCCAAGGCTGTTTAAAACCAAAAGTCAGATCCCGCGTCGGCGTAAGACGCAAACGCCAGTTTCTTCAAGTTGGGAAACTCGCCCAACGGACTGGCCCCAGAATGCTGACTTAAAACCTAATTTGTCGAGCGCGCAAAATTATCACAGCACCAATTCTAGCGATGGGGAATTAGAACCCTCCCAGCAAATTCTACTGACTATAGAAGATTCGGGAATTGGGATTGAGAAAAGTCAGCAGGATAAATTATTTAGTCCCTTTGTCATGGCAGATGGCTCAACTACTCGCAAATTTGGTGGTACTGGCTTGGGTTTAGCAATCTCTCGCAATTTGATCGAATTAATGCAGGGTCATATATCCTTGTACAGTGGAGGAGAAGGACAAGGGACAACAGTACAAATTTCTTTGCCTTTAGCTGAAGTTACTGCCAAGTTTAAATTATTACCCCAATCTGGCGATTAG
- a CDS encoding calcium-binding protein: MEVLVMIDAIYGGEGDDLLYGYAGNDRMSGNMGNDSIFGGEGNDSIFGGEGDDSMVGGEGNDSIWDGIGDDVLDGGNGNDRLDAYIGNDTLIGGNGDDLLMGGEDVAWEFSKDWGPDKDVLDGGAGNDTLSGGAEEDLLYGGSGDDRLGGTSGDDTLFGDTGMDSLYGGVGDDLIFGGADSDRFWGNEGNDRMSGDDGNDNLLGADGNDILIGGNGQDTLNGGSGSDIYVLEQNSGKDLVLDFQDGVDFLGLSEGLSFTDLTFVSMGNVNGTEILKNGELLDTLYGAKPDSINQSDFVTEGFDKNSWS, from the coding sequence TTGGAAGTTTTGGTAATGATAGATGCTATCTATGGCGGTGAAGGCGATGACCTTTTGTATGGTTATGCAGGCAACGATAGAATGTCAGGAAACATGGGCAACGATAGTATCTTTGGCGGTGAAGGTAACGATAGTATCTTTGGCGGTGAAGGCGACGATAGTATGGTTGGTGGCGAGGGAAATGACTCTATATGGGATGGTATTGGAGATGATGTCTTAGATGGTGGTAACGGTAATGATAGGTTAGATGCTTACATAGGAAACGATACACTAATTGGTGGGAATGGCGACGATTTACTGATGGGTGGTGAAGATGTCGCTTGGGAGTTTAGCAAAGATTGGGGTCCTGATAAAGATGTCTTAGATGGTGGTGCAGGCAATGATACCTTATCTGGTGGAGCCGAAGAAGATTTACTTTATGGTGGATCTGGTGACGATAGATTGGGGGGAACTTCAGGAGATGATACGCTATTTGGTGATACAGGTATGGATAGTCTTTACGGTGGTGTAGGAGACGATCTTATATTTGGAGGTGCTGATAGCGATCGATTCTGGGGTAACGAAGGCAACGATAGAATGTCAGGAGACGACGGTAATGACAATCTGCTCGGTGCAGACGGTAATGACATTCTCATTGGTGGAAATGGTCAAGACACGTTAAATGGAGGTTCAGGCTCTGATATTTATGTATTAGAGCAGAATAGCGGTAAAGATCTTGTACTGGATTTCCAAGATGGCGTAGATTTTCTGGGTTTATCTGAAGGATTAAGCTTTACTGACTTGACTTTTGTCTCTATGGGAAACGTTAACGGAACAGAAATACTAAAAAATGGAGAGCTTTTAGACACCTTATACGGTGCTAAACCTGACTCGATCAATCAAAGTGATTTCGTTACAGAAGGATTCGACAAAAATTCATGGAGCTAA
- the queA gene encoding tRNA preQ1(34) S-adenosylmethionine ribosyltransferase-isomerase QueA, giving the protein MNQDFLLSNYTYYLPQKLIAQTPAIPRDSSRLLIVDSPTSCVHRVFHDLPHWLKSGDLLVLNNTRVIPARLHGHKTSGSKAEILLIEERLDNCWLALVKPGKRFTPGAKFLFEPQNNTQAIAGFQLKATVVARDEATGGRILQFELPENKSLWHFLEDYGELPLPPYITNQEAERDRYQTVYAQKSGAIAAPTAGLHFTPELLNKLQQQGIEQTSITLHVGIGTFRPVESENILQHSMHQEWIEVSQATVEQVLATKARGGRVFAVGTTATRALEGAAKMAAESGNILKPFRGKTDLFIYPGYQWQIVDGLITNFHLPGSSLLMLVSALIGRERLLDLYQQAIALNYRFYSFGDGMLILPTARSQKH; this is encoded by the coding sequence ATGAACCAGGATTTTTTACTGTCTAATTATACTTATTATCTACCTCAAAAGCTTATTGCGCAAACGCCTGCAATTCCCAGAGACAGTTCGCGTTTACTGATAGTAGATTCACCTACATCTTGTGTTCATAGGGTTTTTCATGATTTGCCCCATTGGCTTAAATCAGGGGATTTATTGGTTCTCAACAACACCCGTGTGATTCCTGCTCGTCTACACGGTCATAAAACTAGTGGTTCTAAAGCTGAAATTTTACTAATCGAAGAAAGATTAGATAACTGTTGGCTGGCTTTAGTCAAGCCAGGTAAACGCTTTACCCCTGGGGCAAAATTTCTGTTTGAGCCACAGAATAATACTCAGGCAATAGCAGGTTTTCAGCTAAAAGCTACTGTAGTTGCCAGAGATGAAGCAACAGGGGGGAGAATTTTGCAATTTGAGCTACCTGAAAATAAATCATTGTGGCATTTTTTAGAGGACTACGGAGAGTTACCCTTACCGCCCTATATTACCAATCAAGAAGCCGAGCGCGATCGCTACCAAACAGTATATGCTCAAAAGTCAGGAGCGATCGCTGCACCTACCGCAGGACTGCATTTTACTCCAGAATTATTAAACAAATTACAACAGCAGGGTATCGAACAAACTTCTATTACCCTCCACGTAGGAATTGGTACTTTTCGTCCTGTAGAGTCGGAAAATATTCTCCAGCACTCCATGCACCAAGAATGGATTGAGGTTAGCCAAGCTACGGTCGAGCAAGTTTTAGCGACCAAAGCCAGAGGCGGGAGAGTATTTGCCGTGGGAACAACCGCAACTAGAGCATTAGAGGGAGCAGCAAAAATGGCTGCCGAGTCGGGAAATATCCTCAAGCCTTTTCGAGGCAAGACTGATTTATTTATCTATCCAGGTTATCAATGGCAGATAGTAGATGGTTTGATTACTAATTTCCATTTACCAGGCTCTAGCTTGTTGATGCTGGTAAGTGCTTTAATTGGTAGGGAACGTTTACTAGATCTATATCAGCAGGCGATCGCCTTAAATTACCGTTTTTATTCCTTCGGCGATGGGATGCTAATTTTACCCACAGCTAGAAGCCAAAAGCATTAG
- the lptB gene encoding LPS export ABC transporter ATP-binding protein gives MALILENIHKSYGKRCIVKRVNLRVSPGEVVGLLGPNGAGKTTTFYIATGLVKPDDGTVKLNERHITTLALHKRARLGIGYLTQQASIFRNLSVQDNILLVLEQTGIPRPARPIRLAQLMREFRLERVANTLGSLISGGERRRTELARALAAGLDGPKYLLLDEPFAGIDPIAVAEIQEIIAQLRDRQIGILITDHNFRETLAITDRAYVMRDGQILASGAAEELYSNPLVKQYYLGDKFQK, from the coding sequence GTGGCATTAATTTTAGAGAATATCCATAAGTCTTATGGCAAAAGATGTATAGTTAAGCGCGTTAATCTTCGGGTGTCCCCAGGAGAAGTTGTCGGACTACTAGGCCCTAACGGTGCAGGAAAAACCACCACTTTTTACATAGCTACAGGTTTAGTCAAGCCCGACGATGGAACAGTCAAGTTAAATGAGCGTCATATAACCACCTTGGCACTCCACAAACGGGCGCGTTTGGGCATAGGATATTTAACTCAACAGGCAAGTATTTTCCGCAATCTCAGCGTTCAGGATAATATTTTACTGGTTTTAGAGCAAACAGGAATTCCTCGTCCCGCCCGCCCAATTCGTCTTGCACAATTAATGAGGGAGTTTCGCTTAGAAAGAGTAGCCAACACTTTAGGCTCTCTAATTTCGGGTGGAGAGAGAAGACGAACAGAATTAGCCAGAGCTTTAGCAGCAGGGCTAGACGGTCCTAAATATTTATTATTAGATGAACCATTTGCAGGGATCGATCCGATTGCGGTGGCGGAGATACAGGAAATTATTGCTCAATTACGCGATCGCCAAATTGGTATCTTAATTACAGACCATAATTTTCGCGAAACCTTAGCCATCACTGACCGCGCCTATGTAATGCGAGACGGTCAAATTTTAGCCTCTGGCGCAGCCGAAGAACTGTATAGCAATCCCTTAGTTAAACAATATTATCTGGGAGACAAGTTTCAAAAATAA
- a CDS encoding RibD family protein, with translation MNNRPQITAILAMTADGKIADYQRSPARFGSANDKIHLEKQVSLVDGVLFGADTLRAYGTTMSVSNFKLIQGRIERSQSLQPVQIVVSASANFDPHWRFFQQSIPRWLLTVPSGAELWRGKKEFERILIIHDTKENNSTINWASTLVQLEGLGLKKLAILGGGELVASLFAVDLIDELWLTVCPVIFGGNSSPSPVDGVGFLQSQGKKLKLLKAKQINEEIFLHYRVLNNEQL, from the coding sequence ATGAACAATAGACCGCAAATTACAGCTATTCTAGCAATGACTGCCGATGGTAAAATTGCTGACTATCAAAGATCTCCTGCTCGTTTTGGTTCTGCTAACGATAAAATACACCTAGAAAAACAGGTTTCTTTAGTAGATGGAGTACTATTTGGTGCTGATACTTTAAGAGCTTACGGTACAACCATGTCCGTGTCCAATTTTAAGCTGATCCAGGGACGAATAGAGCGATCGCAATCATTACAGCCAGTACAAATTGTGGTCTCAGCATCAGCAAATTTTGATCCTCACTGGCGTTTTTTTCAGCAGTCAATACCGCGATGGTTACTAACTGTACCTAGTGGCGCAGAATTATGGCGAGGTAAAAAAGAATTTGAACGTATTTTGATTATTCACGATACTAAAGAAAACAACTCGACAATCAATTGGGCATCAACTTTAGTACAGTTAGAGGGATTAGGGTTAAAAAAACTAGCCATCCTCGGTGGAGGAGAATTGGTAGCATCTCTTTTCGCCGTAGATTTAATCGATGAGCTTTGGTTAACTGTTTGTCCCGTAATTTTTGGGGGTAACAGTTCTCCTTCTCCCGTTGACGGAGTTGGGTTTTTGCAGTCTCAAGGAAAAAAGCTAAAGCTGCTAAAAGCCAAGCAGATTAATGAAGAAATTTTCCTTCACTATCGAGTACTAAACAATGAACAATTATAG
- a CDS encoding nicotinate-nucleotide adenylyltransferase yields MKKIALFGTSADPPTIGHQTILSWLSQHFELVVVWASDNPFKQHQTSLKHRTQMLHTAIKDISLTNNNISLHPELSDRRTLITVKKARKKWGQKAEFTLIIGSDILQQISSWYRIEDLLKEVKVLIIPRVEYDIQEQELETLKGVGGKVAIASLNAPKVASSTYRLQKDRNLITPTVNDYIIQHNLYEIKTNQHRQEKIV; encoded by the coding sequence ATGAAAAAAATTGCTCTTTTTGGTACAAGTGCAGATCCACCAACTATAGGACATCAAACTATTTTATCTTGGTTGTCCCAACACTTTGAGCTTGTGGTAGTTTGGGCATCAGATAATCCTTTTAAACAGCATCAAACTTCTTTAAAACATCGTACACAGATGTTGCATACGGCAATCAAAGATATTAGCTTAACTAATAATAATATTAGCCTGCATCCCGAATTAAGCGATCGCCGTACTTTAATTACGGTCAAAAAAGCCAGGAAAAAATGGGGACAAAAAGCAGAGTTTACTTTAATAATTGGTTCAGATATCTTGCAACAGATAAGTAGCTGGTATCGTATCGAAGATTTATTAAAAGAAGTGAAAGTTTTAATTATTCCTCGTGTAGAATATGATATTCAAGAACAAGAATTAGAAACATTAAAAGGAGTTGGGGGAAAAGTTGCGATCGCCAGTTTAAATGCCCCAAAAGTAGCTTCTAGCACTTATCGTCTGCAAAAAGATCGAAACTTAATTACTCCTACCGTTAATGATTATATTATTCAACATAATTTATATGAAATAAAAACAAATCAGCATAGACAAGAAAAAATAGTATGA
- a CDS encoding NUDIX hydrolase, protein MKTNSQIKPKTKIKSESLADFKVGVDNVIFSVDTTYNRVLVLLRKRKEEPFKSHWNLPGTLVRQGESLTDAAYRTLAEKIQVDNLYLEQLYSFGNPGRDPREDPDSFGVRYLSVSYFALLRYDNAKIIAKSDNSISWYKVNEIPELAFDHDQILSYGWNRLKNKLQYSPIAFDVLPLEFTLNEVYQLYCTILGGNFSDYSNFRSRLLKLGILLDTGVKVSRGAGRPASLYKFESKAFAPLKDKPLLFI, encoded by the coding sequence ATGAAAACTAATTCTCAAATTAAACCCAAAACTAAAATCAAATCAGAGAGTTTAGCTGATTTTAAAGTCGGTGTAGATAACGTTATTTTTTCGGTTGATACTACCTATAACCGCGTTTTAGTTTTGCTACGTAAAAGAAAAGAAGAACCTTTTAAAAGCCACTGGAATTTACCAGGTACATTAGTACGTCAAGGAGAATCTCTAACCGATGCTGCTTATCGTACTTTAGCCGAAAAAATTCAGGTAGATAATTTATATTTAGAACAACTATATTCCTTTGGTAATCCTGGTAGAGATCCTCGAGAAGATCCTGATAGCTTTGGGGTCAGATATTTATCGGTAAGCTATTTTGCTCTGCTTAGATATGATAATGCCAAAATAATTGCTAAATCAGATAATAGTATTTCTTGGTACAAGGTAAACGAGATTCCTGAGTTGGCTTTCGATCACGATCAAATCCTCAGCTATGGCTGGAATCGTCTTAAAAACAAGCTACAATACAGCCCTATTGCTTTTGATGTCTTGCCACTAGAATTTACTTTAAATGAAGTTTATCAGCTTTACTGCACAATTTTGGGTGGAAACTTTTCTGACTATTCTAATTTTCGTTCGCGTTTATTAAAGTTGGGTATTTTATTAGATACAGGAGTAAAAGTATCTCGTGGTGCTGGTCGTCCTGCAAGTCTGTACAAGTTTGAGTCAAAAGCTTTTGCACCTTTAAAAGACAAGCCTTTATTGTTTATTTGA
- a CDS encoding TonB family protein: protein MAEVKPVNRNNQETPVKNYSGFRRQQLLLFILASVLIHSLGLVIFGVYQRFHPIAKDKPEDSKPIEFVVVPPEESSKEPPPETQKRAAENSVAEKKVEPKKTSTDREIGDDTAPPPASTPLEESAPAPQVASPEPEPEPEPVEPEPEPEPEPEPNLTKLPKNSQPLLSNPDTVSTSKIDPKPTSESAKPEAKSEPESSVATTLPPKEPSQTVPKSGSEAVPSNSASSLLGGDYKKTLANGGGDAFFSPEALAYKDVLNPSQLNALKDIDLSDYFAEVKRRVKSNWNPSYGAEEYTTYLSFNIEKNGQITGLRVTQTSGSEKVDRESLDAVQNSAPFAPLPPEFPLKALEVQFSFNIYIY, encoded by the coding sequence ATGGCAGAGGTGAAACCAGTAAATCGAAACAATCAAGAAACCCCAGTCAAAAATTATTCTGGTTTTCGTCGTCAACAACTTTTGTTGTTTATTTTAGCTTCTGTGCTAATTCATAGTTTGGGCTTAGTCATCTTTGGCGTATATCAACGCTTTCATCCTATTGCTAAAGATAAACCTGAAGATAGTAAACCCATTGAATTTGTGGTTGTTCCTCCCGAAGAATCTAGCAAAGAACCACCACCAGAAACGCAAAAAAGAGCAGCAGAAAATTCTGTTGCCGAAAAAAAAGTTGAGCCAAAGAAAACTTCTACCGATCGAGAAATCGGCGATGATACAGCCCCTCCCCCAGCATCAACTCCCTTGGAAGAATCGGCTCCTGCCCCCCAGGTAGCCTCACCTGAACCTGAACCTGAACCCGAACCAGTCGAACCTGAACCCGAACCTGAACCCGAACCCGAACCGAATTTAACTAAATTACCTAAAAACAGTCAGCCACTACTATCAAATCCAGATACTGTTTCAACCTCAAAAATAGACCCGAAACCTACATCTGAATCAGCCAAACCTGAAGCCAAATCAGAACCAGAATCATCTGTCGCCACCACTTTACCACCAAAAGAACCATCCCAAACCGTTCCCAAATCAGGTTCAGAGGCAGTTCCAAGTAATAGTGCCTCTAGTTTATTAGGTGGAGATTATAAAAAAACTCTTGCTAATGGTGGAGGAGATGCGTTTTTTAGCCCAGAAGCTTTAGCTTATAAAGATGTTCTCAATCCTTCTCAGTTAAATGCTCTCAAGGATATCGACTTGAGCGATTATTTTGCCGAGGTTAAACGGCGAGTCAAGAGCAATTGGAATCCCTCTTATGGAGCGGAAGAATATACTACCTATCTAAGCTTTAATATTGAAAAAAATGGTCAAATTACAGGACTCAGGGTAACCCAAACTTCAGGCTCAGAAAAAGTAGATCGAGAATCTTTAGATGCAGTCCAAAATTCTGCTCCTTTTGCTCCTTTGCCTCCTGAGTTTCCTTTAAAGGCGTTAGAAGTTCAATTTAGCTTTAACATTTATATCTATTAA
- a CDS encoding SDR family oxidoreductase: protein MSEIQNKIVIITGASSGLGEATARRLAKSGAKLMLAARREDRLKELVAEIQKDGGTAKYQVTDVSDRNQVEALAKATHQAYERIDVLVNNAGLMPLSPLAASKVDEWDKMVDVNIKGVLYAIAAVMPIMQQQKSGHIINLSSVAGHKVFPGGTVYCATKFAVKAISEGIRLESNGEIRSTNISPGAVDTELTNTISHEETAKNVNQLYGVAIDADAIARAIAYAIEQPGDVDVNEMIIRPTKQEL, encoded by the coding sequence ATGTCTGAGATTCAAAACAAAATAGTTATCATCACAGGAGCAAGTAGTGGACTAGGGGAAGCTACTGCCCGTAGACTAGCCAAAAGTGGAGCTAAATTGATGCTAGCTGCCAGACGAGAAGATCGCCTTAAAGAGTTAGTTGCTGAGATTCAAAAAGATGGTGGTACAGCAAAATATCAGGTCACAGACGTTAGCGATCGCAATCAGGTAGAAGCTTTAGCCAAAGCTACCCACCAAGCTTATGAACGTATTGACGTTTTAGTCAATAATGCAGGTTTGATGCCCCTATCACCTTTAGCTGCAAGCAAGGTAGATGAATGGGACAAGATGGTAGATGTAAATATCAAAGGAGTCCTGTATGCTATTGCTGCGGTAATGCCGATCATGCAGCAGCAAAAATCTGGTCATATAATCAACCTCTCTTCTGTAGCAGGACACAAAGTATTTCCTGGAGGAACAGTCTATTGTGCCACTAAGTTTGCTGTTAAAGCTATCTCAGAAGGAATCCGACTAGAATCTAATGGTGAAATTCGTTCAACCAATATCTCTCCTGGGGCGGTAGATACAGAGTTAACCAACACTATTTCCCACGAGGAAACAGCAAAAAACGTCAATCAACTATATGGAGTAGCTATCGATGCCGATGCGATCGCTCGTGCCATTGCCTACGCTATTGAACAACCAGGGGATGTAGATGTTAACGAGATGATTATCCGTCCTACCAAGCAAGAACTATAA